Part of the Halogeometricum sp. S3BR5-2 genome, CCCTGCGCGAGATGGAACTGCTGGTCGAGTACGGTCTCACCCCCGCGGCGGCGCTCGAAGCCGCCACCGCCACCGCCGCGGAACTGCTCGGCGTCGAAGCGGGCCGCCTCGCGGAGGGATACCGCGCGGACCTCCTCGTTCTCGACGCCGACCCGAACGAGGACGTGACGGCGTGGCGCGGCGCCGACGCCGTCTACCGCGGCGGCGACCGAGTGGCGTAAGCCGGCCGCGAGAGCGCCGACGGGGCGGCGCGGCGATGCGCCACCGCACGCCACACCCGTCCCGAAACGGAACGGTTTTATTCGTCGGAGCGATACGGTAAGATGCGCTCTGGTGGTGTAGTCCGGCCAATCATATCACCCTCTCACGGTGATGACCAGGGTTCGAATCCCTGCCGGAGCACTTTTCGAGAAATCACAGCTCGGAGCGACGGCGTCACCCGCGCGGGGCGGCCGCTCGAAGATGAATCGGTAGCGAGAGCGCCGCTCACTCGCCTCCGGGTTCGATGACGATGCGGCCGTCGGGGACGGAGCCACCGTCCGCGTCGACCCCCGCATCGTCGAACCGGCCGTGCAGCGAGAACCCGACGTCGTCTCCGTCACCCCGTTCGGGGTCGAAGGAGAGACGGTCGAAGTCGGCGTCCGGGCCCGCCACCTCTCCGAGCAGTCCGGTCCGCCCGTCGAAGCGGCCCTCGAAGGAAACGCTCGCCGCTCCCTCGGACGACGACGGGTCGTCGACCACGATTCTGTCGGCGCGGTAGTCCTCCGCGACGAGCGCGACCACGGAGTCGACGCTCGCGTCCTCGAGTCGCCCCTCGACGGTGACGCCCACTTCGTCGTCTTTCCCGGTGTCGGTGTCGACGACGATTCGCTCCATCGGCGGGTCGGCGTCGACGCCGTCCCACCGCTCGGCGCCGAACGCTTCGAGGGGCGCCCTCACCGCGACGTCCGCGTCGTCGCTCGTGTGCGATGCGTGCGCGTCACCGCCGGCGGACTCCCAGTCGGTGCTCATCTCTGGTCGGACGTAGCGGCGCTCGCCCCTTGAAGCCGAACCGCGTTCACAGGTCCTGCAGACGCGGTGTCGACACAAGGGTGAAACGTATCCGACCGATAGGATGCGGGTGGAAGGATGGACCCGGACACCGACGACCTCGTCGACGCGCTGGCCAGCGAGGACGCCAGAGAGATACTCTGCCTCGCGGACCGCGAGCCGATGTCGGCGCAGAACCTGCAGGAGGAGGTCGGCGTCTCGGTCGCGACGGTGTACCGGCACACGGAGGACCTCGTCGACGCGAACCTGCTGCGAGAGGAGACGGAGATAACCGACGACGGGGACCACTACAGCACGTACGAGACCCGGGTCCGGTCGGTGACGCTCACCGTCGACAGAGAGCGGTTCCGCGTCGACGTCACGGTTCGAGACGACCTCGTGGACCGATTCAGCCGCGTGTGGCGCTCCTTAGGTGAGTCACGGAGCAGATGAGGGCGCTCCCGGTCGGCCGCGTCGCACTGCAGGCGAAGCAGTCGGCGGAGGCCGTCGCGTTCGGCGTCTCGAACGTCGTCGTCTTCCTCCTGTTGGCGCTGCTGGCGAGCATCGCGTACAGGGCGTACCGGCGAGAGGAGGCGACGTCGTTCCTCGTCGCGTCCGCCGGCTTCTCCTTTCTCGCGTTCGGGTCGGTCACCGAAGCGGTGTACGAGTTCGGCGTGAACGGCGGCTACCAGGCGTTCGGTCGGGAACTCTACCTCCTCAGGACCGCCGAAGCGACGCTCCTCGCGGTCGGGGTCGGACTGCTCCTCGTCTCGCTGTACCGGCTGGAGACCTGACCGCGCGGAACCCGTTCGACCCGTCCGACCCGTTCGCGAGCGGCGCGTCCGAGCGGCGGGCGGTCGCTCCCCGACGCACCGCGTTTCCGGTGGAACGTCCGTGATGGTTCGGGGCGGTATCGCGGGGTCTTCCGATTATCGAGTCGAGTCCGAGAGAGCACCGGCGAGGCGGTCCGACAGCGTTCCGTCGGCGACGAGGCCGGCGACGGCCTCCATGTCGCCGTCGAGGCTCCGGTCCTCCGTCACCGGGGGCGACGCCTCGCGGACGAGTTCGTACGCGACGCTCGTCCCGCGGCCGTGCGCCAGCGAGTCGTCGACGAACTCCGCGGCCTGCGCGCCGGTGAGCAGTTCGACGGCGACGACGGTTCGGGCGTTCTCCAGCGCCGACTTCGCGGCGAACGCGCTCGTGGCGCTCATGCTCACGTGGTCCTCCTGCCCGCCGCTGACGGACGCGTTGTCCGTCGACGGCCGACCCGTCGCGCGCATCTCGTTTATCAGCGAGGCGGCGGTGTACTGGGGAATCATGAACCCCGAGTTGAGGCCGGGTTCGGGGGTCAGGAACGGCGGCAGGTGCTCCTCCTGGAGGTTGGGGTTCACCATCCGGTCCATCCGCCGCTCGGAGATGGCCGCGAGTTCCGTCAGCGCGTTCACGAGGTAGTCGAGGCGGAGCGCCAGCGGTTCGCCGTGGAAGTTGCCGCCGGAGATGACCACCGACTCCGCCGTCCCGGTCGCTCGGCTGTCGGCCTCCGCCGAATCGAACACCAGCGGGTTGTCGGTGGCGCTGTTGAGTTCGATTTCGACCGCTTCGCGGAGGTGGTCGACGGCGTCGCGCACCGCGCCGTGGACCTGCGGGAGACACCGAATCGAGTAGGCGTCCTGCACCCGGTCGCAGTTCGCGTGCGACTCGACGATTTCGGAGTCGGCGGTGAGGTCCCTGATTCGCTCGGCCGCCGCGGTCTGTCCCGAGTGCGGGCGCACGCGCTGGACGGCCGGGTCGCAGTTCGCCGTCGTCCCCATCGTCACCTCCGTCGTGAGGGCGCCGGCGGCGTCGGCCGCCTCGCAGACCCGTTCGGCGTCGACGACGAGCAAGGCCGCGACGCCCGTCGTCAACTGCGTCCCGTTGATGAGCGCCAGTCCCTCCTTGGGAGCCAGCGTCAGCGGCGACAGCCCCGCCGTCGCCAGCGCGTCCGCCCCGGTGAGACGCTCGCCGTCGACGGTGGCTTCGCCCTCGCCGATGAGCACGAGGGAGAGGTGCGCCAAGGGCGCCAGATCGCCCGACGCGCCGAGGCTCCCGCGCGACCGCACGACGGGATGCACCCGCTCGTTCAGCATCGTCGCGAGGTGGTCGACGACCACCTCGCGGACGCCCGAATATCCCTTGACGAGAGCGTTCAGTCGGGTGAGCAGCATCGCCCGCACCTCCTCCTCGTCGAGGGGACGCCCCGCGCCGGATGCGTGGCTCCGCAGGAGGTTCGTCTGGAGCCGTTCTATCTCCGACTCCTCGATGCGCGTGTCGACCAACTGTCCGAACCCCGTGTTCAGGCCGTAGACGGCCTCGCCGCTCTCGACTATCTCCTCGACGCGTTCGCGCGAGGCGACGACGGCCGCCCGCGCGTCCTCGGCTATCTCGACCGCCGCGCCGCGGCGGGCCACCGCCGCCACGTCCTCGGGGGTGAGCGACGCGCCGTCGACGACGACCGTCTCGGAGTCGTCCGGGTCGGTCACGCGACCACCTCCCGGTCGAGGACGGTTCCTCCGCGGACGACTGTCTGTCCGCCGACGACGACGGTGTCGACCGCGTTCACGCCGAAGTTGTACGGGAGGTAGACGTGGCTCGGAGCGTCGAGGACGACTAGATCGGCCGGCCCCCCGAGTTCGAGTCGGCCGGCGTCGGGGCGGTCCACCGCGCGCGCGGCGTTCGTGGTCGCCGCGCCGAGTGCCTGTGCAGGCGTCAGTCCCATCTCGACGCACCCGAGCGTCATGGCGAACGGCATGCTCTGCGAGTAGCAGTTCGGGTTGAAATCCGTGGCGAGAGCGACCGGCGCGCCCCGGTCGAGGAACGCCTCGGCGTCGGCGTACTCGGCGCCGAGGCCGAACGCCGTCCCCGGCAGGAGCACGGGCGTCGTGCCGGCGTCGACGAGGGCGTCGATGTCGTCGCCGGTCGCGTACAGGAGGTGGTCGGCGCTCGTCGCACCCACCTCGGCGGCCAACGCCGTCCCGCCGAGGTGGCTCAACTCCTCGGCGTGGACCTTCGGTTTCAGACCGTGTTCCCGCCCGGCTTCGAGGACGCGCCGGGACTGCTCCACGTCGAGGACGCCCTCCTCGCAGAACACGTCGCAGAACTCCGCGATTCCCTGCTCCGCGACGGCCGGAATCTGTTCGGTCACGACCTCCTCGACGTAGTCGTCGGCGTCGCGGCCGCGCGGGACGGCGTGCGCGCCCATGAACGTCGGGACGACCCGAATCGGGTGCGCCGCGGCCGCCCGGTCGATGGCCTCCAACATCCGGCGTTCCGTCTCCGTATCGAGGCCGTACCCCGACTTCACCTCCACCGTCGTCGTCCCGTGCGCGAGCATCGCGTCGAACTGCTCCGCGAGGTTCCCGACCAACTCGTCGGTCGAGGACTCCCGCACCGCGTCGACCGTTCTGAGGATGCCGCCGCCGTCGGCGAGAATCTCCTGGTACGTCTTTCCTCGCAACTTGGCCTCGAACTCGTCGGAGCGGTCGCCCGCGAACAGGGCGTGCGTGTGCGGGTCGACGAACCCCGGCGCGACCGCCCGCTCCGAGCAGTCGAGCACCTCGTCGGCGCCGTCCTCGGGAAAC contains:
- a CDS encoding ArsR/SmtB family transcription factor: MDPDTDDLVDALASEDAREILCLADREPMSAQNLQEEVGVSVATVYRHTEDLVDANLLREETEITDDGDHYSTYETRVRSVTLTVDRERFRVDVTVRDDLVDRFSRVWRSLGESRSR
- a CDS encoding DUF7521 family protein, encoding MRALPVGRVALQAKQSAEAVAFGVSNVVVFLLLALLASIAYRAYRREEATSFLVASAGFSFLAFGSVTEAVYEFGVNGGYQAFGRELYLLRTAEATLLAVGVGLLLVSLYRLET
- the hutH gene encoding histidine ammonia-lyase, giving the protein MTDPDDSETVVVDGASLTPEDVAAVARRGAAVEIAEDARAAVVASRERVEEIVESGEAVYGLNTGFGQLVDTRIEESEIERLQTNLLRSHASGAGRPLDEEEVRAMLLTRLNALVKGYSGVREVVVDHLATMLNERVHPVVRSRGSLGASGDLAPLAHLSLVLIGEGEATVDGERLTGADALATAGLSPLTLAPKEGLALINGTQLTTGVAALLVVDAERVCEAADAAGALTTEVTMGTTANCDPAVQRVRPHSGQTAAAERIRDLTADSEIVESHANCDRVQDAYSIRCLPQVHGAVRDAVDHLREAVEIELNSATDNPLVFDSAEADSRATGTAESVVISGGNFHGEPLALRLDYLVNALTELAAISERRMDRMVNPNLQEEHLPPFLTPEPGLNSGFMIPQYTAASLINEMRATGRPSTDNASVSGGQEDHVSMSATSAFAAKSALENARTVVAVELLTGAQAAEFVDDSLAHGRGTSVAYELVREASPPVTEDRSLDGDMEAVAGLVADGTLSDRLAGALSDSTR
- the hutI gene encoding imidazolonepropionase; translation: MTDLLLTNAAEVVTYADHERLERTEDAAVAVDGGRIAAVGPTEEVTAEFPEDGADEVLDCSERAVAPGFVDPHTHALFAGDRSDEFEAKLRGKTYQEILADGGGILRTVDAVRESSTDELVGNLAEQFDAMLAHGTTTVEVKSGYGLDTETERRMLEAIDRAAAAHPIRVVPTFMGAHAVPRGRDADDYVEEVVTEQIPAVAEQGIAEFCDVFCEEGVLDVEQSRRVLEAGREHGLKPKVHAEELSHLGGTALAAEVGATSADHLLYATGDDIDALVDAGTTPVLLPGTAFGLGAEYADAEAFLDRGAPVALATDFNPNCYSQSMPFAMTLGCVEMGLTPAQALGAATTNAARAVDRPDAGRLELGGPADLVVLDAPSHVYLPYNFGVNAVDTVVVGGQTVVRGGTVLDREVVA